One genomic region from Neospora caninum Liverpool complete genome, chromosome V encodes:
- a CDS encoding putative mRNA processing protein — MSRSMERNSSPSSGAYQMWLGNIPFDATEEDLKTLLSRVGRVLQVRIKYDEGGQSKGFAFCEFPDPETCYLAYVTLNNVDLGGRKLKIDFATDELRQRFGSSGGGGPSGGVSRPERRKAHAAALPSSAPTSADETFRGAGAVSSLLGPFHAGESLLGPAPSGKLAGRGRDSRGPFFDTRAPGFGLRSRALTLYDGAAAATDIMEILRTFSTTQLLAFLGDLKKLMKEDAASCRRLLRAHPALVYAALHAVYLLGASRAESDGRKQEGRSSQRSSSLAPPEKKQKVADAPKETTREAEKRATSLERDDLRSLERRMGLPEAQLEKARRNRAERLEQLQHAGLSVQISNVVSQDKPVHGRAHGAGEKATRSPGDVGTRPDGPGGIGGLGPQAGGAQLASPLAPEKVGPIGDRAAPLLETPAVGGRPLPGFGEATAPPQAPLQQAALVPQSLAAVPHAGGQSVSLATPLPQPVRPTRGLEAFPMQEGTEKGPLPGLPVAQRGAARSVSSPPADVRGAPVGAPHQGLPLQAVAGSAVPLTPPEARQGALPVGVAAEERRPVEESLRVAPGGRQSEDRDISFTALRGLPPDAAQERGLPPGGPPHALQAPHTRPQAGRQAETLGALQPGRGGERRQSLHAVPGPSTEAQMLSQAPTPVAGGSPHPALAVPPASDALVDEVLKSPDILSNVLGSTPSAMRDWPEEQRQQVLALQSALLRRGFRVAQ; from the exons ATGAGTCGGTCGATGGAGCGCAactcgtctccgtcttcgggGGCGTATCAGATGTGGTTGGGGAACATCCCATTTGATGCCACCGAAGAAGATTTGAAGACACTGCTGTCGCGCGTGGGCCGCGTACTGCAGGTTCGCATCAAGTACGACGAGGGAGGCCAGAGCAAGGGGTTTGCCTTCTGCGAATTCCCCGATCCGGAGACGTGTTACCTCGCGTACGTCACCCTGAACAACGTCGACTTGGGCGGCAGGAAACTGAAGATCGACTTCGCCACCGACGAGCTCCGCCAGCGCTTCGGTTCCTCGGGCGGAGGCGGACCCAGCGGGGGAGTCTCGCGccccgagagacgaaaggcgcATGCTGCGGCCTTGCCGAGTTCTGCCCCGACTAGCGCGGACGAAACCTTTCGAGGCGCGGgcgccgtttcgtctcttctcgggcCTTTCCACGCGGGAGAGAGTCTGTTGGGCCCCGCCCCCAGTGGGAAGCTTGCAggccgcggaagagacagtcgcgGGCCGTTCTTCGACACGCGAGCTCCGGGCTTCGGGCTCCGATCCCGGGCACTCACTCTGTACGACGGCGCTGCGGCCGCGACCGACATCATGGAGATTCTTCGGACGTTTTCCACGACGCAGTTGCTGGCCTTTCTCGGCGATTTGAAGAAACTGAtgaaagaagacgccgccTCCTGTCGGCGGTTGCTCCGCGCACACCCGGCTCTGGTGTACgcggcgctgcatgcagtctaTTTGTTGGGGGCGTCGcgcgccgagagcgacggccgcaagcaagaaggcagaagcagCCAGcggtcgtcttctctcgccccgcccgagaagaaacagaaagtgGCGGATGCACCAAAGGAGACAAcccgcgaagcagagaagcgcgCCACGTCGCTCGAGAGGGACGACCTCCGCTCGCTCGAACGCCGCATGGGCCTGCCGGAGGCGCAGCTCGAGAAGGCCAGGAGGAACCGGGCGGAACGCCTCGAGCAACTCCAGCACGCAGGACTCTCTGTTCAAATCTCTAATGTCGTCTCTCAAGACAAGCCCGTCCACGGTCGTGCCCATGgcgcgggcgagaaggcgacgaggtcGCCCGGGGACGTGGGGACGCGGCCTGACGGCCCCGGGGGCATTGGCGGCCTCGGTCCGCAGGCTGGTGGAGCCCAACTCGCGAGCCCGCTGGCGCCCGAAAAAGTGGGCCCAATCGGAGACAGGGCGGCGCCGCTTTTGGAGACACCCGCGGTGGGAGGGCGACCGCTTCCGGGTTTCGGCGAGGCGACTGCGCCGCCTCAGGCGCCGCTCCAGCAGGCTGCTCTCGTGCCCCAGAGCCTGGCTGCTGTCCCCCACGCTGGAGGTCAGAGTGTCTCTTTGGCGACACCGCTTCCTCAGCCCGTGCGCCCCACCAGAGGGCTGGAGGCGTTCCCGATGCAGGAGGGGACAGAAAAAGGCCCGCTTCCGGGCCTTCCCGTTGCGCAACGAGGCGCGGCCcgaagtgtctcctcgcctccggcCGATGTCCGAGGCGCCCCCGTTGGAGCCCCACACCAAGGCCTTCCCCTGCAGGCAGTTGCAGGCAGTGCTGTCCCCCTTACTCCGCCAGAGGCTCGGCAGGGCGCCCTTCCCGTCGGCGTGGCAGCTGAGGAGCGACGCCCAGTCGAAGAGTCACTGCGCGTGGCGCCGGGAGGGAGACAGTCCGAGGACAGAGACATTTCGTTTACCGCCCTTCGGGGACTCCCTCCAGACGCAGCACAAGAACGGGGCCTTCCTCCCGGAGGTCCACCCCACGCTCTGCAGGCGCCCCACACGCGCCCTCaggcagggagacaggcggagaCACTTGGAGCCTTGCAGccagggcgaggcggcgagcggcgacagagcctgcatgcagtccccGGGCCTTCGACTGAAGCGCAAATGCTTTCACAGGCGCCTACACCTGTGGCGGGCGGTTCCCCGCATCCCGCTCTCGCAGTTCCCCCCGCTTCCGATGCGCTTGTCG aCGAGGTTTTGAAGAGCCCCGATATCCTTTCCAA CGTTCTGGGAAGCACGCCGAGCGCGATGCGCGACTGGCCAGAAGAACAACGCCAACAAGTCCTTGCTCTTCAGTCG gcgctcTTGAGGAGGGGTTTCCGCGTCGCTCAGTGA
- a CDS encoding putative phosphotyrosyl phosphatase activator, producing the protein MSTDPELGSLPSSSSSSSATSVPASSFVPPCLGPSGGVSCVAPWGSSSPLYRPPTSFSSPAGRAPPGVCCVAPWASASLPAHPLSGVHPPGSSLAGMSGAVPPPESVAAGRDEELHACKKRIRTLQDLSVWTASHSYQAFTRFLRRLSAAVVDKKAVTRREDGDEPKLDEGPEDTAAEARRRAEAEARAVVELGSKQNSREGKRVVASENVVVLLEILATLKAWVGEIPPIEQPMRFGNRAFRTWMGRLNERCKSLLEPLVPSDPFPPPASLSIGPIPEQEELPSLSPSTSSPDSYSPGNSTCMQEAPAMAAKMRGEEETEETDKEKTAEGNEKKRIREALLDELTDYFSHAFGDPQRIDYGTGHEVSFALFLFVLFESKILADHSDDAAAVLLVFAQYVEVCHALQTTYCLEPAGSRGAWGLDDFHFLPFLFGAAQLAENHFINPAEVADMEIVKEFAPSNLYFSSIQYIMEVKRGVPFSECAPMLYDISGVSTWRKIHSGLLKMYEGEVLNKFPIAQHFLFGSYFPFPSLPKPAGS; encoded by the exons ATGTCAACTGATCCAGAACTTGgttcccttccctcttcttcctcttcttcctctgctaCGTCGGTCCCTGCGTCCTCCTTTGTTCCTCCTTGTCTCGGTCCCTCAGGAGGCGTCTCTTGTGTGGCGCCGTGgggctcttcttcgccgctctaCCGTCCACCaacttcgttttcttcgcctgcagGCCGCGCACCTCCCGgcgtctgctgcgtcgcgccgtgggcgtctgcctcgcttcccgCTCATCCGCTCTCGGGTGTACATCCACCTGGCAGCTCGCTCGCGGGGATGTCCGGGGCGGTCCCGCCCCCAGAGAGTGTCGCGGCGGGGCGCGACGAAGAACTGCATGCTTGCAAAAAGCGCATTCGGACCCTCCAGGACCTCAGTGTGTGGACAGCTAGCCACAGCTACCAGGCCTTCACGCGcttcctgcgccgcctctcggccGCTGTCGTCGACAAGAAAGCAGTGActcggcgagaagacggcgacgaacCAAAGCTGGACGAAGGCCCAGAGGATACAGCAGctgaggcgaggcgaagagccgaggccgaggcgcgtGCCGTCGTCGAACTGGGCAGCAAGCAAAActcgcgagaaggaaagcgcgTCGTCGCAAGTGAAAACGTCGTCGTGCTCCTCGAGATTCTCGCGACGTTGAAGGCGTGGGTCGGTGAAATTCCCCCGATCGAACAGCCGATGCGATTTGGAAACCGAGCCTTCAGGACGTGGATGGGCCGCCTAAACGAG CGATGCAAGTCCCTCCTGGAGCCTCTCGTGCCGTCGGACCCCTTTccgcctcctgcctcgctctcgatTGGGCCGATCCCCGAGCAGGAAGAACtgccttctttgtctccgtccaCGTCTTCTCCTGACTCGTATTCTCCTGGCAACTCAACGTGCATGCAAGAGGCGCCTGCAATGGCGGCGAAGAtgcgcggcgaagaagagacagaagaaaccgacaaagagaagaccgcggagggaaacgaaaagaagaggatcCGAGAAGCTCTCCTTGATGAACTGACAGACTACTTCAGCCACGCATTCGGGGATCCGCAAAGAATCGACTACGGCACGGGCCATGAGGTGtctttcgccctcttcctgttTGTTCTCTTTGAATCGAAAATCCTCGCAGACCACTCTGACGACGCAGCTGCggtcctcctcgtctttgcGCA ATACGTTGAAGTCTGTCACGCCTTGCAGACGACGTATTGTCTCGAGCCGGCGGGGAGTCGCGGCGCGTGGGGCCTCGACGACTTTcactttcttccttttctcttcggcgCAGCTCAGCTGGCCGAGAACCATTTCATTAACCCCGCAGAG GTTGCAGATATGGAAATCGTCAAGGAATTTGCACCCTCGAATCTGTACTTTTCTTCCATTCAGTACATCATGGAG GTGAAAAGGGGTGTCCCGTTCTCAGAGTGTGCCCCGATGCTCTACGACATCTCCGGCGTAAGCACGTG